From the Vicia villosa cultivar HV-30 ecotype Madison, WI unplaced genomic scaffold, Vvil1.0 ctg.000004F_1_1_1, whole genome shotgun sequence genome, one window contains:
- the LOC131621440 gene encoding phototropin-1-like, with translation MEHLKKSPSSSSSSSMRPSFPRDPRGSLEVFNPTSNSSSPVRSPSNLKNWTETKEEQRKEISELHTEFSDEITNTSWMAIKEGETGAAVQRAAEWGLVLTTDAETGKPQGVAVRHSGGDEPNVKLETKRNSNNSVRTSGESSDGGDPRGFPRVSEDLKDALSAFQQTFVVSDATKPDYPILYASAGFFKMTGYTSKEVIGRNCRFLQGADTDPNDVARIREALEGGKSFCGRLLNYKKDGTPFWNLLTISPIKDDDGNVLKLIGMLVEVNKHTEGSKEKKLRPNGLPESLIRYDARQKEKATSSVDELLQAMKRPRALSESGHRPFIRKSGGGGGSEEDEGTERLDNKSRRKSDSVASFRPKPQGKVRHSMERISELPDNKQKNSRRGSFMGFMRKSHSIDESIDNEVIVDVSSGSEDDERDDSFELDDKEKLREKRKGLDLATTLERIEKNFVITDPRLPDNPIIFASDSFLELTEYSREEILGKNCRFLQGPETDPATVRKIREAIDNQTEVTVQLINYTKSGKKFWNLFHLQPMRDHKGEVQYFIGVQLDGSQHVEPLHNCIAEDTAKEGELLVKETAENVGEAVKELPDANQKPDDLWMNHSKVVRPKPHRKDDEAWRAILKVVENGEQVGLKHFRPIKPLGSGDTGSVHLVELEGTGHYFAMKAMDKGVMLNRNKVHRACTEREILDMLDHPFLPALYASFQTKTHVCLITDYYPGGELFLLLDQQPTKVLKEDSVRFYAAEVVIALEYLHCLGIIYRDLKPENVLIQSNGHVSLTDFDLSCLTSCKPQLILPATEEKKKRKKKKKGQEKNQEVPMFMAEPMRASNSFVGTEEYIAPEIITGSGHTSAVDWWALGILLYEMLYGYTPFRGKTRQKTFANILHKDLKFPKSKPVSPHGKQLIYWLLHRDPKNRLGSLEGANEIKNHPFFKNVNWALVRCTKPPELDAPIFLENGEKKEAKDIDPGLDDLQKNIF, from the exons ATGGAGCATTTGAAGAAAtctccatcttcatcatcatcttcatcaatgagGCCATCATTTCCAAGAGATCCTCGAGGCTCCTTAGAAGTGTTCAATCCAACCAGCAACTCCAGCTCGCCGGTACGCTCGCCGTCAAACCTGAAAAATTGGACGGAAACGAAAGAAGAGCAGCGCAAGGAAATCTCCGAGCTACATACTGAATTCTCCGATGAAATCACCAACACTTCATGGATGGCAATCAAGGAAGGAGAAACCGGTGCGGCAGTACAGAGAGCCGCCGAGTGGGGATTGGTGCTCACAACAGATGCTGAAACCGGGAAACCTCAAGGAGTGGCAGTTCGGCACTCCGGTGGAGACGAGCCGAATGTCAAACTTGAAACCAAAAGAAACTCCAATAACTCTGTTAGAACTTCCGGTGAGTCTTCCGACGGCGGTGATCCCCGCGGGTTTCCGAGAGTTTCGGAGGATTTGAAAGACGCGTTATCGGCTTTTCAACAAACTTTCGTGGTTTCGGATGCTACCAAACCCGATTACCCGATTTTGTATGCAAGTGCGGGTTTCTTCAAAATGACGGGTTATACGTCAAAAGAAGTCATAGGAAGAAACTG TCGGTTTTTACAGGGTGCGGATACGGATCCGAATGACGTGGCAAGGATAAGGGAAGCGTTGGAAGGTGGAAAAAGCTTTTGTGGAAGATTACTGAACTACAAGAAGGATGGAACTCCCTTCTGGAACCTTCTCACTATTTCACCCATCAAGGATGATGATGGCAATGTGCTCAAGTTAATTGG AATGCTGGTGGAGGTTAATAAGCATACTGAGGGGTCCAAAGAGAAGAAGCTGCGTCCCAATGGGTTGCCTGAATCCTTAATTCGATATGATG CTCGTCAGAAAGAGAAGGCTACATCTTCTGTAGATGAGTTATTACAGGCCATGAAGCGCCCCCGCGCATTGAGTGAATCCGGACACCGTCCCTTTATCAGAaaatcaggaggaggtggaggtagtgaagaagatgaaggaacAGAAAGATTAGATAACAAATCGAGGAGAAAATCTGATAGCGTAGCTTCTTTTAGACCAAAACCACAAGGAAAAGTTAGACATTCTATGGAACGAATTAGTGAGCTGCctgacaataaacagaaaaactcTCGTCGTGGTTCTTTCATGGG GTTCATGAGAAAAAGTCATTCCATTGACGAAAGCATTGATAATGAAGTTATTGTAGATGTGAGCTCTGGGAGTGAGGATGATGAGAGGGATGATAGTTTTGAACTTGATGACAAAGAAAAACTGAGGGAAAAAAGAAAAGGTCTTGATCTTGCTACTACACTTGAGCGTATTGAGAAAAACTTTGTCATTACCGATCCAAGGCTTCCAGACAATCCTATA ATCTTTGCATCTGATAGTTTCTTAGAGCTTACAGAATATAGTCGTGAAGAAATCTTGGGGAAAAATTGCAG GTTTCTGCAAGGACCAGAAACTGATCCAGCAACTGTGAGAAAAATCCGAGAGGCAATTGACAACCAAACAGAAGTAACTGTGCAACTAATCAATTATACTAAGAGTG GGAAAAAGTTCTGGAACTTGTTTCATTTACAACCTATGCGTGATCATAAG GGAGAAGTACAATACTTCATTGGTGTTCAACTTGATGGTAGTCAACATGTAGAGCCTCTTCACAATTGCATTGCAGAAGACACTGCAAAGGAGGGAGAACTATTG GTAAAAGAAACGGCAGAAAATGTTGGTGAGGCGGTGAAAGAGCTTCCTGATGCTAATCAG AAACCAGACGATTTATGGATGAATCATTCAAAAGTGGTTCGGCCAAAACCTCATAGGAAGGATGATGAAGCTTGGAGAGCAATCCTAAAG GTTGTAGAAAATGGAGAACAGGTAGGCCTAAAACACTTTAGGCCAATTAAACCTTTGGGGTCTGGAGACACCGGAAG TGTGCATCTGGTGGAGCTAGAAGGAACAGGTCATTACTTTGCTATGAAGGCTATGGATAAGGGTGTTATGCTCAATCGCAATAAG GTGCATAGAGCTTGCACTGAAAGAGAAATCCTTGACATGTTGGACCACCCTTTTCTTCCTGCATTATATGCTTCTTTCCAG ACCAAAACACATGTTTGTTTGATAACTGATTACTATCCTGGGGGAGAACTATTCCTACTTCTTGACCAGCAGCCAACAAAGGTTCTCAAGGAAGATTCTGTTAG ATTTTATGCAGCTGAGGTAGTGATTGCGTTGGAGTATCTTCATTGTCTAG GCATAATTTACCGGGATTTGAAGCCAGAAAATGTGCTGATCCAGAGCAACGGACATGTGTCTCTAACAGATTTTGATTTATCATGTTTAACATCTTGCAAGCCACAG CTTATACTTCCAGCTACTgaggaaaagaagaagaggaagaagaaaaagaagggacAAGAGAAAAATCAAGAGGTTCCAATGTTCATGGCAGAACCAATGAGAGCGTCCAATTCTTTTGTTGGCACAGAAGAGTACATAGCTCCG GAAATTATAACTGGTTCAGGTCATACTAGTGCCGTGGATTGGTGGGCTCTAG GTATTCTTCTATATGAAATGCTCTACGGATATACACCATTCAGAGGAAAGACGAGACAAAAGACATTTGCAAACATTCTTCACAAAGATCTTAAGTTTCCCAAAAGCAAACCG GTAAGTCCCCATGGAAAGCAATTAATTTACTGGCTATTGCACAGAGATCCCAAAAACAGATTGGGTTCACTTGAAGGAGCAAATGAAATTAAGAACCATCCATTCTTCAAGAATGTCAATTGGGCTCTAGTTCGTTGCACG AAACCTCCTGAGCTTGACGCTCCTATCTTCCTGGAAAATGGTGAGAAGAAAGAAGCCAAAGACATTGACCCTGGCTTAGATGATTTACAGAAAAATATTTTCTGA
- the LOC131621385 gene encoding uncharacterized protein LOC131621385 produces MYLQVEVKPNGSISKHKARLVSRGFLQKSGLDYFEVFSPVARHEITKLVIAIDENGNWPLMHLDIKSVFLNGPLQKEVYLKYELELLKRFELTNCKFAITPAATNHKLDSGVESDDVDATTFKQLVGSLKYLYNTRRDICYTVGMDLKIKVSKFVKLMIDNKSTVSLAKNPILHERSKHIDTKFHFLHNQVQNEMFEVVHCSTQKQLADVFTKTIKIEHFIYLRNEIGIVDFN; encoded by the exons ATGTATTTACAAGTTGAAGTTAAGCCAAATGGATCGATTTCCAAACACAAAGCAAGGTTAGTATCTAGAGGATTTCTACAGAAATCTGGTTTAGATTACTTTGAAGTGTTttctcctgtagctagacatgaaataaCCAAATTGGTGATTGCTATAGATGAAAATGGGAATTGGCCTTTGATGCATTTAGATATAAAATCTGTTTTTCTAAATGGTCCTttacaaaaagaagtttat ctgaagtatgaacTTGAACTTCTAAAGAGATTTGAGTTAACAAATTGCAAGTTTGCAATCACACCTGCTGCAACAAATCACAAGTTGGATTCTGGTGTTGAGAGTGATGATGTAGATGCTACAACTTTTAAACAATTGGTTGGCTCATTGAAATATCTCTATAACACCAGACGTGACATCTGTTATACAGTTGGAATG GATCTGAAGATCAAGGTGAGCAAGTTTGTGAAGCTGATGATAGACAATAAATCTACCGTAAGTCTTGCCAAGAACCCAATACTGCATGAGAGAAGCAAGCACATTGACACAAAGTTTCATTTTCTACACAATCAAGTTCAAAATGAAATGTTTGAAGTTGTTCACTGTAGCACTCAAAAGCAACTTGCAGATGTTTTTACTAAAACTATTAAGATTGAACACTTTATCTATTTGAGGAATGAAATTGGTATTGTTGATTTTAATTAG